CGGAGGCCGGCACGCACGTCAGTGTGGTGGGCGTCGGCGGGGCCGGGAAATCGACGCTCTCGCGCACGCTCGTCCGCCTCCACACGCCTGAGGGCGGCCACATCACGTTCGACGGCCACGACATCCGCCGCCTCGACCTGAAGGCCTACCGCCAGGACATCGGCATGGCGCTTTCCGCTGACGAGCTGTTCAAGGGCACGCTGGAGGACAACATCACGATGGGCCGCCCCTTCACCTATCCCGAGATGCAACAGGCCCTCTACATGGCTGATCTGGAGGACGATGTCCTGGGGCTGCGCGACGGCCTCAACGCGGCGGTCACCTCGGCGGGGCTAGAGTTCGCCCAGGGCTTCGTGCGCCGCATCATGATCGCCCGTGCCATCATCGGGGAGCCGCGCGTGCTCATCCTCGACGAGGCGTTCAACGGCATCGAGGAGCCGGTTAGGCTAAAGCTGATGGACCGCCTCTATGCCCACGACGCCTGGACGCTGATCACCGTCACCGACGACGACCCCGAGACGGTCGAGCGCGCCGACCATGTGATCGTGCTCGACCGCGGCTCGGTGGTTTGGTCCGGGGAGCCGCGCGCGCTCGCGCGCGAGCCCGACGCGTTCCTCTGCGAGCACTTCCCGCAGCTCGTCGCGTCCCTGCGCACCAGCCAGCCTGCTCCAGCCTGACCGCACCGCCCTGCACGCCGCGCCCCCATGTCTACACCTCCCACGTCCCCCTCGTCTGAGGACGCTAGCCGCCCGCTCTGGAGCTGGCGTGAGGCCCGCCCTCCGGCGGAGCGGCTAGCGGGGTCCACCTCCTCGCACGAGTCGCCCTACGGCCTGCACTCGAGCGCGTTGCAGGCTGCGGAGACGCCCAAGATGGCACTCCGGGTCATGCTCGGGTCGTTCGTGACCCTGGCGCTGCTGGCCGTCGCCCTGACGGTGACGCCGTGGCAGCAGACCGTGTCGGGATCGGGGGCGGTGACGGCGTTCTCGCCGGACGCCCGCCCGCAGCCGGTCGAGGCGCAGATCTCCGCGCGCATCCAACGGTGGTACGTGGACGAGGGCGACGCCGTCGCGACCGGGGACACCATCGCGGTGCTTGCAGACATCAGCACGTCGTTTATGGACAGCCGCTTCGTGGAGCGCATCGCCGCGTCGCGGACCAGCGAGCTGCGCGTGCTCCAGCTGGAGACGGAGCGCGCGCGCCAGACGCAGTCCCAGGCCGAGCAGCAGCTGCGCGCTGCGCGCGCGCGCTTGGAGAACGCCTCGCTGGAGACGGCCACCGCCCGCGAGCGTTTCCGGCGCGCCGAAGCGCTCTACGCCGACGGGCTCACCTCACTGCGCGCGTTCGAAAGCGAGCAGCTCACCCTCCAGAAAACGCGTGCCGACTCCATCGCCGCCGCCGCCGAGCAGGAAGCCGCCCGGCAGGAGGTGCAGTCGGCCCGCCTCGACGTGGACGGCAAGACGAATGCGCTCGACGCCCGCCGCGCCGAGCTCGACCTGCGGCTCGACAACGCCCAGGAGCGGCGGTCGGCCGCCGTTGTCCGAGCGCCTATCGACGGCATCATTGCTCGTGTGAGTGAGGCTGGCCCCGGCCAGACGGTCTCCGAGGGCGACCAGCTCGCGCTCGTCGTACCCGAGACAGACGACCAGGCCGCCGAGTTGTTCGTGAGCGGCATGGACGCCGCCATCGTCGAGCCCGGGAGCCGCGTGCAGTTGCAGTTCGCGGGCTTCCCGGCGCTGCAGTACGCGGGCTTCCCCGGCGTCTCGATCGGCATCTTCACGGGTACGGTGCGCGTGGTCGACCCGGTAGACGACGGCCTGGGCCGCTACCGTCTCCTCGTGGTCCCTGACACGACGGGCGCGCATCCGCCGTGGCCGAGCCGGAGCTACCTCCGCCAGGGCTCCTCGGTCACGGGCTGGGTGATGCTGTCCGACGTCTCGCTCGGCTACGAGATCTGGCGCCGCATGAACGGCCTGCCGCCGGAGATTCCCGTCCGGACCTAGACTCTTGCATGTCCTCCTACCGCCCCCGATGATCCGACGCCTCTGCGCGGTGTGCCTCGCGCTCTGCCTGTTCGGTACGCCGTCGGGGCTGGCTCAGGACGAGACGCCCGCCGCGCGCTGCGAGCCCGGTCGCACCTGCCCGGTGCTCACGCTCGAGGCGTTCCTCGGCCAGGTGCTGCGGGCCAACCCGGCAGCACGGTCGCTGCGTCTGGAAACGGACCGGGCCCTCGCCGACCTGCTCGACGCGCGCGGCGGCTTCGACCCTACCCTCACCTCGGGCTACGAGTACAAGACCGAGGACGCCGACGACAAGCTGAACGTCCTGCGCAGCGGCGTCGCGCTCCCGTTGGACCTGCCGATGAGCCCGAGCCTGCTGGTCGACTACCGGCGCGGGCTGGGGTCGAGCATCGATCCGTCGGTGAGCACGTCGCCCGCCGGCGAGACGCGCTTCGGCCTCTCGTTCTCGCCGCTGCAGGGGTTCGGCACCAACAAGCGGCGAGCCGCGCTCGAAGCGGCTCGTCTCGGACCGCGCCTGGCCGAGGCGTTCGAGGCGCGCGGGCAGAACCGCCTGCTGCTGGACGCGGCCCAGGTCTTCTGGGCGTGGGCCGAGGCGCAGGAGGTCTTGCAGGTCAACCGAGAGTTGCTGGTGCTGGCCACCGAGCGTCGCGACTTCGTCGTGCGGCAGGCCCGCGCCGGGGAGACGGCTGCCGTGGACAGCGTGGAGGCCGAGCTCGCCGTGGCCAGCCGCGAGGGGAAAGTGGCCGAGGCGCGCCGCAAGGCCGAGCAGGCGAGCGTCAAGCTCGCCGTCTTCCTGTGGAACGAGGACGGCACGCCCGGGACGTCCCGCTACAGCGCACCCACCCTCCCGACGCTCCGCGCCGAGCCGGACTCGGCGCAGGCCGTGGCGACGGCACTGGCACAGCGCCCGGAACTGCGGGAGGTGGCGCTGGCGCAGCGGCAGGCGGAGGTGGAGCAGCGCCTCGCCCGCGAGCAGCTGCGCCCCGACCTCAAGCTGGAGGCGCAGGTCGTGTCCTACGACGACAACCCGCTCGGCGTGACCGACGTGAAGCTCGGCTTCCGCATCGACCAGCCGCTCCTCTTCCGTGCCGGGCGCAGCGAGGCGGCGCGGGCCGAGATCGAGATTCAGGCGCTGCGCTTCGAGCAGGACCTCGCCCGGCGCGCCATCCGCGCCGACGTGGACGCGGTGCTCGTCGCGCTGCGCCAGTCGTTGCGCCGCGTGTCGGCCGCCGAGCGCCGCGTCGAGCTAGCCCAGCGCCTGCAGGAGGCTGAGCAGCGGCGCTTCGAGCTCGGCGAGAGCACGCTCTTTCTGGTCAACCAGCGCGAGCAGGCGTTCGCCGAGGCCCGCGAGGAGCGCGTCGCGGCCCAGGTCGACGCGCTGCAGGCGGACGCTACCTTCCGGTGGGCCACCGGGACCATCGGCGATGGCCTGAGCGCTTCCGGCCGCTGATACTCTCGCTCGATGACGCTCCCGTCCGAGAACGCTTCCGTGCGCGCTGCCTGTGTCCGCGCAGCCTCACCATCCTCGCCGCTGCGCGCGGGCTACAATCTTAGCGAACCGGTACTACCAAAGACCCACAGCCTGATACTAGCTCTGATCGCGTAGGGGGTTGTATGGGTCCCCGCCTGCGCGGGGACGACCTCGCCTAGGTGAGACACTATCCTGAAGAACTGGTATGAGCAGCGGATCAAAAACGCCGAACACTACCACCTCGCTTTTTGTCGCCTGCAGCGCCTAGTTACACCACCACCCACACCGCGTGCGAACCTGACCCTGCAATTGGCCACACGACCTAGCCTGAACGGGCCAGGAAACGCTGACCTAACGGCTGGATCTGATTCGAGTGCGCGAGCGACTCTTCTAACGCAGCGAAGGCCTCCCCTACCTTCGCCCTCTGAGCCGCAGTACTGACCGCTCGACTGATGTAGCGGAAAAAGTAGGCACACCCTACCCGCTCCACCTCCTCGAAAACCTCCCCGAGTACACCGTCGATCTCGTCGGCCGTGTGGAGGTCGTGACCATGATTGGCCCGCCAGACCGGAACCGGATCTCCGGCCTGTGACAGGCTCGTGAGCCACTCGTCTCTCCGATCTAGTACGCCCGTTGCCAGCAGCAGACGCGTCGTTCCGGCAAACCAGGCGATCGTCCGCCCGTCCAGGTCACTGTATCGGAAGTCCTCGACCATGACTGATCCCCCGGGATTCAGCGCGGACCGGGCTCGATCAAGAGCGTGGCGCAAGGCGTGAATATGGTGGAGCGACCTCGTGAAGAGGATGGCGTCGAAGCCGGACACGTTGAGGTCGGGCCACTGGGCGTGGTGGGCGGTCACCCCGCGTTGCCGAGCCGATGCAACGGCGTCGTGGTCTTCATCGACGGCGACGACGTCATACCCTAAGTCGAGCAGGGCGCGGGCGAGTTGGCCTTGCCCGCACCCGACTTCGAGGAGGCGTTGCCCCTGCGGAGGGAGGTGATGGGTGACGTAGTCGAGAGTGTAAGCAGTGGTGAAAGCGTCTGGGCTCATGGTTCCTGGAGGCGTAGCAGCAGCTGTGTTGGAAGTCAAGCTACGGCAGCGAAGTCGTTCTGCCACCCCCGCTCGTCACGCACGACCGCGTTGCAGGTGACCAGCAGCTTCCGCATGCATGCCACCAAGGCGACCTTCTTCGGCTTCCCCCGCTCGACGAGCCGCTCGTAGAACGCCCGGATCGGAGGGTTCGAACGCACCGCCGCCAGCGCCCCCATGTAGAGCGCCGCGCGGACCGTTGCCCGACCGCCCCACACGGACCGTTGGCCTCGGAACGCGTTTCGTCACTTGCACCGCTGGTTAGCACGCGCAGCACGACGGATGCGACGACGACAATCAATCTTGAGTATCTGGAGGAGCTTTTTAGGCTCGCCGATAGCCTTTGCGAGCAGTTTGGTCATTTCTCCTGGCTATTTGTTGAACGTAGTTATTGGGGCGTTCATTTTGACGAATCTGTTCCTTGGCTCTTTCTTCAGCAGCATAACGAATCGCGAATACGCCACCGGTCCCGCGTTGCATACTCAGAAGTAACGGACCCAAGTCTTGTCGGTCCTGCGCTTGTACCGACCGAACGCACGAGTCGGGAAATACAGCGCAAATGCGAGAAGCGCGCTCAGCAACCAGATCTGCCAAACGTAGTCGATGTGATATAGGTCACCCGCGTTTGGGCCGATGGTCACGAGAACGATCTTGTAGCAGATCAGCAGCACGTAGAGGTGCAACGCGTAGATAAACATCGGTGCCTGGCCGAACGTCTGGAGGATCCGCGTCGCGGGGTTGTCCGTCGTGTCGAGCCACGCCATCAGCAGGAGGGCGACGCCGAGCGCCAGCAGGAGAAAGGCGAGCGAGGGCGGGTACTTGGTGTAGTTGAGCATCGACATCAGCGTGTCGAGGGGCGTGGCGCCAGCAGTCCACGGCTGGGGCTCCGCGTAGACGTTGAGGCCACGGAGCAGCGCCAGGATGGCCAGACAGGCGCCGCCGATCTGTACGAGGCGCTTCTTGCGGTCGGCAGACGTGACCGTCGAGCCGTAGAGGGGCCCGAGCGCGTAGCCGCACAGGATCACCCCGATCCACGGCAGCACCGGGTAGGAAGCCCAGATGGAGATCAGGTCACTCGAAAGCAGAGAGCCCCGGTCGTGCAGAATGGTCCACAGCGAATAGCCGAGGTCCCCCGGGGCGACGGTGATCGGGTCGAGCGCGTTGTGGCCGAAGACGATGACGAGGCCTAGGGTCGCGATCCCCCAATGCGGCAGGCGGACCAACAGCGACAGGGCGATCATGCTGATCCCGATGGCCCAGATGACCTGGAGGTAGATCGTCTCCGGCGGGAAGCCCCAGAACCACGACTGGTTAATTAGGACCACCTCAAGCACCAGCAGGAATACTCCGCGTGTGAACAGGAAATAGCTGGGCGAACGTGTCACGCCGGACCTAGGGTTCGCGTACAGCCACGCGCCCAACCCGGCGAGGAACACGAAGACCGGCGCACAGAGATGCGCTGATAGGCGCGTGAAGAACAGACTCGTGTTGACGATCTCCAGGTTGACCGGGTCGCCGATCTGGATGTGATAAAAGAAACGCTCACGAACGTGGTCGACCATCATCAGGACGATGACGAGACCCCGCATGACGTCGATAGATGTGATGCGTACGCGCCGCATGGCTGGCGCACGGCCCTGCGATTCCGCGATCTCAACTGCCACAGTTGCTGTAGTATTCATAGGACCTTTCACGTCGGGGCGCGTTTCTGGATTTTGTGATCGTCACCGATTCCACTTTTGAACATGCGCTTTCAGTAAATGAACTGGGGTGGAATTTAGCATGATGCACTTTTTTAGTCAGAGCGTGCTAACAGATTGCGGCTCACCCGCGAAGGGTAGCGACCGCTGGCGGTGGTTCGGAGCGCAGGGTACGCCAGAGGCCAGACAGCGTGAGGACGGTAGAGCCCTTCGTCGGCGTGCAGCCGTGGGTTATGCCGCGCTTGCGTTAGATGTATGTCCAGAGAGTCTACAAGCCTCGGTCATACGCTGCGAGCCCGTTCGTAATGATACCGTCCAACCAAGTCTCGAAGCGCCGCTGGAGGTTTGTGAGGTCACTAGTGTAGAGAATCTGGAAGGCGTCGTCGGTTAGAGGCTCAACCGAGGTAATGGTCGTCGTCCCATCGCCAGACTCTGCTCGTGTGTAGAAAGTAGCCGAGACATTGACCACTCCCGGAAACTCGCGCCCCACAGCATGAAAGGATACAAGGATCTCAGACCTGTTTGTGGCGTCGATCACGAGGCGCACCCATTTCGAGAATGACCGAAGGTCAGCAAAATAGCCTATCGATTTGGCTGACTCGATAACCGGGTATCGGTGCCAACTCTGACGAATAACATCTTCGTTGTCTTCGTCAGCGAAGAAGCGAAAGGTTTCGCCTGGAGGCGCATGAGGGCCTAACTCCTCGCCTAG
The DNA window shown above is from Bacteroidota bacterium and carries:
- a CDS encoding ATP-binding cassette domain-containing protein translates to EAGTHVSVVGVGGAGKSTLSRTLVRLHTPEGGHITFDGHDIRRLDLKAYRQDIGMALSADELFKGTLEDNITMGRPFTYPEMQQALYMADLEDDVLGLRDGLNAAVTSAGLEFAQGFVRRIMIARAIIGEPRVLILDEAFNGIEEPVRLKLMDRLYAHDAWTLITVTDDDPETVERADHVIVLDRGSVVWSGEPRALAREPDAFLCEHFPQLVASLRTSQPAPA
- a CDS encoding heparan-alpha-glucosaminide N-acetyltransferase domain-containing protein, with protein sequence MAVEIAESQGRAPAMRRVRITSIDVMRGLVIVLMMVDHVRERFFYHIQIGDPVNLEIVNTSLFFTRLSAHLCAPVFVFLAGLGAWLYANPRSGVTRSPSYFLFTRGVFLLVLEVVLINQSWFWGFPPETIYLQVIWAIGISMIALSLLVRLPHWGIATLGLVIVFGHNALDPITVAPGDLGYSLWTILHDRGSLLSSDLISIWASYPVLPWIGVILCGYALGPLYGSTVTSADRKKRLVQIGGACLAILALLRGLNVYAEPQPWTAGATPLDTLMSMLNYTKYPPSLAFLLLALGVALLLMAWLDTTDNPATRILQTFGQAPMFIYALHLYVLLICYKIVLVTIGPNAGDLYHIDYVWQIWLLSALLAFALYFPTRAFGRYKRRTDKTWVRYF
- a CDS encoding HlyD family efflux transporter periplasmic adaptor subunit, yielding MALRVMLGSFVTLALLAVALTVTPWQQTVSGSGAVTAFSPDARPQPVEAQISARIQRWYVDEGDAVATGDTIAVLADISTSFMDSRFVERIAASRTSELRVLQLETERARQTQSQAEQQLRAARARLENASLETATARERFRRAEALYADGLTSLRAFESEQLTLQKTRADSIAAAAEQEAARQEVQSARLDVDGKTNALDARRAELDLRLDNAQERRSAAVVRAPIDGIIARVSEAGPGQTVSEGDQLALVVPETDDQAAELFVSGMDAAIVEPGSRVQLQFAGFPALQYAGFPGVSIGIFTGTVRVVDPVDDGLGRYRLLVVPDTTGAHPPWPSRSYLRQGSSVTGWVMLSDVSLGYEIWRRMNGLPPEIPVRT
- a CDS encoding methyltransferase domain-containing protein produces the protein MSPDAFTTAYTLDYVTHHLPPQGQRLLEVGCGQGQLARALLDLGYDVVAVDEDHDAVASARQRGVTAHHAQWPDLNVSGFDAILFTRSLHHIHALRHALDRARSALNPGGSVMVEDFRYSDLDGRTIAWFAGTTRLLLATGVLDRRDEWLTSLSQAGDPVPVWRANHGHDLHTADEIDGVLGEVFEEVERVGCAYFFRYISRAVSTAAQRAKVGEAFAALEESLAHSNQIQPLGQRFLARSG
- a CDS encoding TolC family protein, whose amino-acid sequence is MIRRLCAVCLALCLFGTPSGLAQDETPAARCEPGRTCPVLTLEAFLGQVLRANPAARSLRLETDRALADLLDARGGFDPTLTSGYEYKTEDADDKLNVLRSGVALPLDLPMSPSLLVDYRRGLGSSIDPSVSTSPAGETRFGLSFSPLQGFGTNKRRAALEAARLGPRLAEAFEARGQNRLLLDAAQVFWAWAEAQEVLQVNRELLVLATERRDFVVRQARAGETAAVDSVEAELAVASREGKVAEARRKAEQASVKLAVFLWNEDGTPGTSRYSAPTLPTLRAEPDSAQAVATALAQRPELREVALAQRQAEVEQRLAREQLRPDLKLEAQVVSYDDNPLGVTDVKLGFRIDQPLLFRAGRSEAARAEIEIQALRFEQDLARRAIRADVDAVLVALRQSLRRVSAAERRVELAQRLQEAEQRRFELGESTLFLVNQREQAFAEAREERVAAQVDALQADATFRWATGTIGDGLSASGR